In the Camelus bactrianus isolate YW-2024 breed Bactrian camel chromosome 17, ASM4877302v1, whole genome shotgun sequence genome, one interval contains:
- the LRRN1 gene encoding leucine-rich repeat neuronal protein 1, translating into MARMSFVLAACQLVLGLLMTSLTGSSLQNSECPQLCVCEIRPWFTPQSTYREATTVDCNDLRLTRIPSNLSSDTQVLLLQSNNIAKTVDELQQLFNLTELDFSQNNFTNIKEVGLANLTQLTTLHLEENQITEMNDYCLQDLSNLQELYINHNQISTISANAFSGLKNLLRLHLNSNKLKIIDSRWFDSTPNLEILMIGENPVIGILDMNFKPLSNLRSLVLAGMYLTDIPGNALVGLDSLESLSFYDNKLVKVPQLALQKVPNLKFLDLNKNPIHKIQEGDFKNMLRLKELGINNMGELVSVDRYALDNLPELTKLEATNNPKLSYIHRLAFRSVPALESLMLNNNALNAVYQKTVESLPNLREISIHSNPLRCDCVIHWINSNKTNIRFMEPLSMFCAMPPEFRGQQVKEVLIQDSSEQCLPMISHDTFPNHLNMDIGAAVFLDCRAMAEPEPEIYWVTPLGNKITVETLSDKYKLSSEGTLEIANIQIEDSGRYTCVAQNVEGADTRVVTIKVNGTLLDGAQVLKIYVKQTESHSILVSWKVNSNVMTSNLRWSSATMKIDNPHITYTARVPVDVHEYNLTHLQPSTDYEVCLTVSNIHQQTQRSCVNVTTKNAAFALDISDQETSTALAAVMGSMFAVISLASIAVYIAKRFKRKNYHHSLKKYMQKTSSIPLNELYPPLINLWEGDSEKDKDGSADTKPNQVDTSRSYYMW; encoded by the coding sequence ATGGCTAGAATGAGCTTTGTTTTAGCAGCTTGCCAGTTGGTGCTGGGCTTGCTAATGACTTCATTAACTGGGTCTTCCCTACAAAACAGTGAGTGTCCACAACTTTGCGTATGTGAAATCAGGCCCTGGTTTACCCCACAATCAACTTATAGAGAAGCCACCACCGTTGATTGCAACGATCTCCGCTTAACAAGGATTCCCAGTAACCTCTCGAGTGACACACAAGTTCTTCTCCTACAGAGCAACAACATTGCAAAGACTGTGGATGAACTTCAGCAGCTTTTCAACTTGACTGAGCTAGATTTCTCCCAAAacaactttacaaatattaaggAGGTAGGTCTGGCAAACCTGACCCAGCTCACCACTCTGCATTTGGAGGAAAATCAGATTACAGAAATGAATGATTATTGTCTGCAAGACCTAAGCAACCTTCAAGAACTCTACATCAACCATAACCAGATTAGCACTATTTCTGCTAATGCTTTTTCAGGCTTAAAAAATCTTCTAAGGCTTCACCTGAACTCCAACAAATTGAAAATTATTGATAGCCGCTGGTTTGATTCAACACCCAACCTGGAAATTCTCATGATTGGGGAAAATCCTGTGATTGGAATTCTGGATATGAACTTCAAACCCCTCTCAAATTTGAGAAGCTTAGTTTTGGCTGGAATGTATCTCACTGATATTCCTGGAAATGCCCTGGTGGGCTTGGACAGCCTCGAGAGCCTGTCTTTTTATGATAACAAACTAGTCAAAGTCCCTCAACTTGCCCTGCAAAAAGTTCCAAATTTGAAATTCTTAGACCTCAACAAAAACCCCATACACAAAATCCAGGAAGGGGACTTCAAGAATATGCTCCGGTTAAAAGAACTGGGAATCAACAATATGGGGGAACTCGTCTCTGTGGACCGCTACGCCCTGGATAACTTGCCTGAACTCACAAAGTTAGAAGCCACCAATAACCCCAAATTATCTTACATCCACCGCTTGGCTTTTCGAAGTGTCCCCGCCCTGGAAAGCTTGATGCTGAACAACAATGCCTTGAATGCCGTTTACCAAAAGACAGTAGAATCCCTTCCCAATCTGCGTGAGATCAGCATCCACAGCAATCCCCTAAGGTGTGACTGTGTCATTCACTGGATTAACTCCAACAAGACAAACATCCGCTTCATGGAGCCCTTATCCATGTTCTGTGCCATGCCGCCCGAATTCAGAGGGCAGCAGGTGAAGGAAGTTTTAATCCAGGATTCAAGTGAACAGTGCCTCCCAATGATATCTCACGACACCTTCCCAAATCATTTAAACATGGATATTGGCGCAGCAGTTTTCCTAGACTGTCGGGCCATGGCCGAGCCAGAACCTGAAATTTACTGGGTCACTCCCCTTGGAAATAAGATAACTGTGGAAACCCTTTCAGATAAATACAAGCTAAGCAGCGAAGGCACCTTGGAAATAGCTAACATACAAATTGAAGACTCAGGCAGATACACCTGTGTTGCCCAGAATGTTGAAGGGGCAGACACTCGAGTGGTGACAATTAAGGTTAACGGAACCCTTCTGGATGGTGCTCAAGTGCTGAAAATATACGTCAAGCAGACAGAATCTCATTCCATTTTAGTGTCCTGGAAAGTTAATTCCAATGTCATGACATCAAATTTAAGATGGTCATCTGCCACCATGAAGATTGACAACCCCCACATAACATACACCGCCAGGGTCCCAGTAGACGTTCACGAATACAACCTGACACATCTTCAGCCTTCCACAGATTATGAAGTGTGTCTCACAGTGTCTAATATTCATCAGCAGACTCAAAGGTCATGTGTTAATGTCACAACCAAAAACGCCGCCTTCGCACTGGACATTTCTGATCAAGAAACCAGCACAGCCCTTGCTGCAGTGATGGGGTCCATGTTTGCCGTCATCAGCCTTGCGTCCATTGCTGTGTACATTGCCAAAAGATTTAAGAGAAAAAACTACCACCATTCATTAAAAAAGTATATGCAAAAAACCTCTTCAATCCCACTAAATGAGCTGTACCCACCACTCATTAACCTCTGGGAAGGTGACAGCGAGAAAGACAAAGATGGTTCTGCAGACACCAAGCCAAACCAAGTTGACACATCCAGAAGCTATTACATGTGGTAA